Proteins encoded together in one Hemiscyllium ocellatum isolate sHemOce1 chromosome 9, sHemOce1.pat.X.cur, whole genome shotgun sequence window:
- the LOC132819000 gene encoding vascular cell adhesion protein 1-like produces the protein MLFTMAARTSHLYFALTLQFLLTTVYSFQIQLQPESLPWIRVGQELVLRCETKECPSPSFSWRTGIDKPLGGKVNSQGSMSTLTFSPVTRQNENTFICVATCGDQKKQKSREVNVYSFPDALTLETVGTLEVGKKSTVTCTVPDVYPPGRVEVKLLKGKTILAEKQHSGGDGITLSNELIPSLDDSGQEITCQAQFYIQKISKSLESKLTLQVLYAPRMTEISVTPSTTVREGQDLQLTCAAQSKPTASFVWSKLSAQGWSLIAQNKSTLQLPKAQLTDSGIYRCEANNRLGQEAKQVQIHVLTAPRDTRLTISPSVVKEGQHVTITCTSHSNPSAEIVLSKKTESGQRKLHAKNGTFIIDAAQSSDEGQYECEARNDLGIQTQNTELIVQVLTVWVRPSNLVNEGENVTIGCTVHSNFSANFTWKKMENNSETILPSTNNSFSILQITQSDAGHYMVEVINELGYQTGIVNIHVNETKLSAPIDEKPRGILETAYVGASLGAAGLLFSMTYYIYRSSNCKGSYKMAPQQV, from the exons ATGCTCTTCACCATGGCTGCTCGAACCTCACATCTGTATTTTGCACTGACTCTCCAGTTCCTGCTCACAACGG TGTATAGCTTCCAAATACAGCTACAGCCGGAGTCCTTGCCATGGATCCGTGTAGGCCAGGAGCTGGTACTGAGGTGTGAAACCAAGGAATGTCCCTCACCTAGCTTCAGCTGGAGAACAGGAATCGACAAACCTCTCGGGggtaaggtgaacagccaaggctCCATGTCTACCCTCACCTTCTCCCCGGTGACCCGTCAGAACGAGAACACATTCATCTGTGTCGCAACCTGTGGTGATCAGAAGAAACAGAAGTCCCGGGAGGTGAATGTTTATT CTTTCCCAGATGCGCTGACCCTGGAGACGGTCGGGACATTGGAAGTGGGCAAGAAGAGCACTGTGACCTGCACTGTGCCTGATGTTTATCCCCCAGGCAGAGTGGAGGTCAAGTTGCTGAAAGGAAAAACAATCCTGGCTGAAAAGCAGCACTCTGGGGGAGATGGGATTACCCTCAGCAATGAACTCATCCCTTCCCTGGATGATTCAGGTCAGGAGATCACCTGCCAGGCTCAGTTCTACATACAGAAGATCTCAAAATCTTTGGAGAGCAAGTTAACACTACAGGTCCTGT ATGCTCCGAGGATGACAGAAATTTCTGTGACGCCATCTAccacagtgagagagggtcaggaTCTCCAGCTGACCTGTGCTGCTCAGAGCAAGCCCACTGCCAGCTTTGTGTGGAGCAAACTGTCAGCCCAGGGCTGGTCACTCATTGCTCAGAATAAATCCACTCTGCAGCTGCCCAAAGCCCAGCTTACAGACTCCGGAATCTATCGCTGTGAAGCCAACAACAGGTTAGGGCAGGAGGCCAAACAAGTGCAGATTCATGTTCTCA CTGCCCCCAGAGATACTCGCCTCACGATCAGTCCCTCCGTCGTGAAGGAAGGACAGCATGTCACTATTACTTGCACCAGCCACTCGAACCCCTCTGCTGAGATTGTACTGAGCAAGAAGACAGAAAGTGGACAAAGAAAGCTGCATGCAAAGAATGGAACATTTATAATTGATGCAGCTCAATCTAGTGATGAAGGGCAGTATGAATGTGAGGCCAGGAATGATCTGGGAATACAGACCCAGAACACAGAGCTCATCGTTCAAG TTCTGACTGTTTGGGTTCGTCCTTCCAACTTGGTCAATGAGGGTGAGAATGTCACCATTGGCTGCACTGTTCACAGCAACTTCTCTGCAAATTTCACCTGGAAAAAAATGGAGAACAACAGTGAAACCATTTTGCCTTCCACGAACAACTCCTTTTCCATCCTTCAAATAACTCAAAGTGATGCTGGACACTATATGGTTGAAGTAATCAATGAATTGGGGTATCAAACGGGAATTGTGAACATACACGTTAATG AAACAAAGCTAAGTGCTCCCATTGATGAGAAACCAAGGGGAATTCTAGAAACGGCCTATGTAGGCGCTTCACTTGGTGCTGCAGGATTATTATTTAGTATGACATATTATATCTATCGCAGCAGTAACTGCAAGGGATCGTACAAGATGGCACCACAGCAGGTCTAG